A region from the Mycolicibacterium litorale genome encodes:
- a CDS encoding thioredoxin family protein: MSSSWIVVIAVLIAVFGVAFVVGRLVNLRAGLLKAEAAAANIDTSGLGLSDTGPTVLHFSAVWCGPCDAVRRVVDQVCRELPEVSHVEIDLDANPEAARRLSVLSLPTTIIFDAEGHPRYRTSGVPKVADLRSVLEPLLA; this comes from the coding sequence ATGAGCTCGTCGTGGATCGTCGTGATCGCCGTCCTGATCGCGGTGTTCGGGGTGGCGTTCGTGGTGGGCCGCCTGGTCAATCTGCGCGCCGGATTGCTGAAAGCCGAAGCCGCCGCGGCGAACATCGACACCTCCGGACTGGGGCTGTCCGACACCGGGCCGACCGTCCTGCACTTCAGTGCCGTGTGGTGCGGCCCCTGCGATGCGGTGCGCCGCGTGGTCGACCAGGTGTGCCGGGAACTGCCCGAGGTCTCGCACGTCGAGATCGACCTCGACGCCAATCCGGAAGCAGCACGGCGGCTTTCGGTGCTCTCGCTGCCGACGACGATCATCTTCGACGCCGAAGGCCATCCGCGCTACCGCACCTCCGGCGTGCCGAAGGTCGCTGACCTGCGGTCGGTGCTGGAACCGCTGTTGGCTTGA
- a CDS encoding Ms5788A family Cys-rich leader peptide — protein sequence MLTKRRAVDLCRVAGCCCCCCSC from the coding sequence ATGCTCACCAAGCGCCGCGCAGTCGATCTGTGCCGCGTCGCGGGTTGTTGCTGTTGTTGTTGTAGCTGCTGA